The following are encoded together in the bacterium genome:
- a CDS encoding SPOR domain-containing protein gives MRRTAKHILPIAFVALAMASGARAVEDRELGRLTARAAVAVDARSGAVYFARNQDLPLPPASTTKLLTAIIALRHTAPDELMRVSANAASMPPSKAYLKAGTVFTSRAMLQALLMKSANDASVVIAEHIGGSVPGFARLMNQTARSLGASNSNFITPNGLPTPGHYSTARDMAAIMRTALQTPGMRGILSTPTDAIEPVSGGPRRIALRSTNRMLWRDDLAVIGKTGWTREAKRCFVGMTSANGHEVIIAILGSNNLWADVELLSRYGLGQAMPGYEDWRQRNGWQQAAVDPPAAAAPPAVTWYRGTGGVQAAPPSERSERSARVASAPAMTTFQKGGTAAKRPAGAAMAQGDREDPRRATLRYHVELGRYRSKVRAEQIARDLTKRGYRSEIASSGGAYRVVVKNFPSRDAARKAATTLGRALKVEPVVTASR, from the coding sequence GTGCGGCGGACCGCGAAGCATATCCTTCCCATCGCGTTCGTCGCCCTGGCGATGGCGAGTGGCGCCCGGGCGGTCGAGGATCGCGAGCTCGGCCGGCTGACGGCGCGGGCCGCCGTCGCCGTCGATGCCCGCAGCGGCGCCGTGTACTTCGCCCGCAACCAGGATCTGCCGCTGCCCCCCGCCAGCACCACCAAGCTGCTGACCGCGATCATCGCGCTGCGCCACACGGCGCCGGACGAGCTCATGCGGGTGAGCGCCAACGCCGCCAGCATGCCGCCCTCCAAGGCGTACCTGAAGGCGGGGACCGTGTTCACCAGCCGCGCCATGCTGCAGGCGCTGTTGATGAAATCGGCGAACGACGCCAGCGTCGTCATCGCCGAGCACATCGGCGGCTCGGTGCCGGGCTTCGCGCGCCTGATGAACCAGACCGCGCGGTCGCTGGGCGCCAGCAACTCGAACTTCATCACCCCGAACGGGCTGCCGACGCCCGGCCACTACTCGACGGCGCGCGACATGGCGGCGATCATGCGGACCGCCCTGCAGACCCCGGGGATGCGCGGCATCCTGTCGACGCCGACCGACGCCATCGAGCCGGTCAGCGGCGGGCCACGGCGCATCGCGCTGCGCTCGACCAACCGCATGCTGTGGCGCGACGATCTGGCGGTCATCGGCAAGACCGGCTGGACGCGCGAGGCGAAGCGCTGCTTCGTCGGCATGACCTCCGCCAACGGCCACGAGGTGATCATCGCCATCCTCGGCTCCAACAATCTGTGGGCGGACGTCGAGCTGCTGAGCCGCTACGGCCTGGGCCAGGCGATGCCGGGGTACGAGGACTGGCGGCAGCGCAATGGCTGGCAGCAGGCGGCGGTGGATCCGCCGGCCGCGGCCGCGCCGCCGGCGGTGACCTGGTACCGCGGCACCGGCGGCGTCCAGGCCGCGCCGCCCTCGGAGCGCAGCGAGCGCAGCGCGCGGGTCGCCAGCGCGCCGGCGATGACGACCTTCCAGAAGGGTGGCACGGCGGCGAAGCGCCCGGCGGGCGCCGCGATGGCCCAGGGCGATCGCGAGGATCCCCGGCGCGCCACGCTGCGCTACCACGTCGAGCTCGGGCGCTACCGCAGCAAGGTGCGGGCGGAGCAGATCGCGCGCGACCTCACGAAGCGCGGCTACCGCTCCGAGATCGCCTCCAGCGGCGGCGCGTACCGCGTGGTGGTGAAGAACTTCCCCTCGCGCGACGCGGCGCGCAAGGCCGCGACCACGCTCGGCCGAGCGCTGAAGGTCGAGCCGGTCGTCACCGCGAGCCGATAG
- the lpxC gene encoding UDP-3-O-[3-hydroxymyristoyl] N-acetylglucosamine deacetylase → MPTVLVVDDEGDIRASLRGVLSDEGLRVLEAEDGRHALTLVRRERPELVLLDVWMPEVDGIELLRRLQEEPERPQVIMISGHGNIETAVQATKLGAFDFIEKPFSIDALLSVVGRALEQRALRADGAPRAAARPALNGHAMARVVPERTLGKSVIASGHGLHTGVKSGLILNPLPAGRGIVFAALTSGASVPAHLDYVDSTGYATTLHGGGMTVATVEHLLATLHCYGITNALIKVQSEVPAMDGSAVEFCKLVEQAGIEDQGGGIEPIVVDEPLRVGSDDPQGEGIAIEPADGFSVHYTLVYPAPVGRQEYTYEHCDGDSFRAEIAPARTFGFMRDMKALASMGLASGGRLDNFILIDDEKVVNTRLRFPDELARHKILDILGDLYLLGRPLRGRVVARKTGHSDNIALLRLIHERYGR, encoded by the coding sequence ATGCCAACCGTACTGGTCGTGGACGACGAAGGGGACATCCGCGCCTCGCTGCGCGGCGTGTTGAGCGACGAAGGGCTGCGGGTGCTCGAGGCCGAGGACGGTCGCCACGCGCTGACCCTGGTGCGCCGCGAGCGCCCGGAACTGGTGCTGCTCGACGTGTGGATGCCGGAGGTGGACGGCATCGAGCTGCTGCGCCGTCTGCAGGAGGAGCCCGAGCGGCCGCAGGTGATCATGATCTCCGGCCACGGCAACATCGAGACCGCGGTGCAGGCGACCAAGCTGGGCGCCTTCGACTTCATCGAGAAGCCCTTCTCCATCGACGCCCTGCTGAGCGTCGTCGGGCGCGCTCTCGAGCAGCGGGCGCTGCGCGCCGATGGGGCGCCGCGCGCCGCGGCGCGGCCGGCGCTCAACGGCCACGCCATGGCTCGGGTCGTCCCGGAGCGCACCCTCGGCAAGTCGGTGATCGCCAGCGGTCACGGTCTGCACACCGGCGTGAAGTCCGGCCTGATCCTCAACCCGCTGCCGGCCGGGCGCGGCATCGTCTTCGCCGCCCTCACCAGCGGCGCCTCGGTTCCGGCGCACCTCGACTACGTCGACTCCACCGGCTACGCGACGACGCTGCACGGCGGCGGCATGACTGTCGCCACCGTGGAACATCTGCTCGCGACCCTGCACTGCTACGGCATCACCAACGCGCTCATCAAGGTGCAGAGCGAGGTGCCGGCGATGGACGGCTCGGCGGTCGAGTTCTGCAAGCTGGTCGAACAGGCGGGGATCGAGGATCAGGGCGGCGGCATCGAGCCGATCGTCGTCGACGAGCCGCTGCGGGTCGGCAGCGACGATCCGCAGGGCGAGGGCATCGCGATCGAGCCCGCCGACGGCTTCAGCGTCCACTACACGCTGGTCTACCCGGCGCCGGTCGGCCGACAGGAGTACACCTACGAGCATTGCGACGGCGACTCGTTCCGCGCCGAGATCGCGCCGGCGCGCACGTTCGGATTCATGCGCGACATGAAGGCGCTCGCCTCGATGGGGCTGGCGAGCGGCGGCCGCCTCGACAATTTCATCCTCATCGACGACGAGAAGGTCGTGAACACCCGGCTCCGCTTTCCCGACGAGCTGGCGCGCCACAAGATCCTCGACATCCTCGGCGATCTCTACCTGCTCGGCCGACCGCTGCGCGGCCGGGTCGTCGCCCGCAAGACCGGCCACAGCGACAATATCGCGCTGCTGCGCCTGATCCACGAACGGTACGGCCGCTAG